A genomic window from Nosocomiicoccus massiliensis includes:
- a CDS encoding helix-turn-helix domain-containing protein, whose product MKYKKHSFEFKVKVVNEYLNEAGGYKFLGEKHNVDRSLVQTWVKQYNTYGYQGLTKSLSNTQYTSEFKRAVLKYREENQLSYRETAEHFGIKHFSTIANWNRKIQEGGPAALEGKQGRPIKHMPNKENNQKQVSKSEPLNETEREELERLREELRMKELENIILKKLNALPTDPTDKKRK is encoded by the coding sequence ATGAAGTATAAAAAGCATAGCTTTGAATTTAAGGTAAAAGTAGTTAATGAATATTTAAATGAAGCAGGAGGATATAAATTTTTAGGTGAAAAGCATAATGTGGATAGATCGCTTGTTCAAACATGGGTAAAACAATACAACACATATGGCTATCAGGGCCTCACTAAATCTCTAAGTAATACTCAATATACTAGTGAATTTAAGCGAGCTGTTTTAAAATATAGAGAAGAAAATCAATTGTCTTATAGAGAAACAGCGGAACACTTTGGTATCAAGCATTTTTCAACAATCGCTAACTGGAATCGCAAGATTCAAGAAGGTGGCCCAGCTGCTCTAGAGGGCAAACAAGGGAGACCAATAAAACATATGCCTAATAAAGAAAATAACCAAAAACAAGTATCGAAGAGTGAACCACTGAATGAAACAGAACGCGAAGAGTTAGAACGTCTAAGAGAAGAACTAAGAATGAAAGAACTGGAAAATATCATTCTAAAAAAGTTAAATGCCTTACCGACAGATCCAACAGACAAAAAACGAAAGTAG
- a CDS encoding anthrax toxin lethal factor-related metalloendopeptidase, translating to MRTIKKILLSFLLIPAVLLSPMTAVANETSVSPYLMDMIDVRLSENSEENETHVNNIISRLNRIDQRILENVSQSGVTIILSDLPMTEFPEFSNLKGVVPRGHTDTWDNIPGLGGFQSYVRVGASEPGIKNNHGDVNLELHEFGHIVDSFLVDGMTISNEEEFVQIHAEEYEKMFPGQPYFKYVEEYFAESFAYYYLSQDTRNILSSRAPKTAAFLENMHRKVFTITDVKSDGFSLSWDDYSGEYYNVIVNGSVVHRTQDLTAVVDGLEPSTLYEVAVEVRDKNDNVIDKTYVESIYTTAKANVETDRLSALLVEVGKVPESNITPELREAKKEAASILQRIVNEDISQEEVDDATANLSDAYQIFQPRIMEKNIQGEENTFTSETSHVKTMPKHMTWIVILSVSVVLILLAIVYLYYSGREED from the coding sequence ATGCGTACGATTAAAAAGATTTTGCTATCTTTTTTACTCATACCGGCTGTGCTACTGTCACCGATGACAGCAGTCGCAAATGAAACGTCGGTCAGCCCGTACTTAATGGATATGATCGATGTACGATTAAGTGAAAATAGTGAAGAAAATGAAACACATGTAAATAACATCATCAGTCGATTAAATCGAATTGACCAGCGTATTTTAGAAAACGTATCTCAGAGTGGTGTCACGATAATACTATCGGATTTACCGATGACGGAGTTCCCGGAGTTTAGTAATTTAAAAGGTGTCGTACCACGCGGACATACTGATACGTGGGATAACATACCAGGGCTCGGAGGATTCCAGTCGTATGTAAGAGTCGGAGCGAGTGAACCTGGAATTAAAAATAATCACGGTGACGTGAATTTAGAATTACACGAGTTTGGACATATCGTCGACAGCTTTTTAGTCGACGGGATGACGATATCTAATGAAGAAGAATTCGTTCAAATTCATGCTGAAGAATATGAAAAAATGTTCCCAGGGCAACCGTATTTTAAATACGTCGAAGAGTATTTTGCAGAAAGTTTTGCGTATTATTATTTAAGTCAAGATACGCGTAATATACTATCATCACGCGCTCCAAAAACGGCAGCATTTTTAGAAAATATGCACCGTAAAGTGTTTACGATTACTGACGTAAAAAGCGATGGTTTTTCATTATCATGGGATGATTATAGTGGAGAATATTATAACGTGATTGTTAATGGTTCTGTCGTTCACAGGACACAAGATTTAACAGCAGTCGTCGATGGACTTGAGCCGAGCACGCTTTACGAGGTGGCTGTTGAAGTACGTGATAAAAACGATAACGTCATAGACAAAACGTACGTCGAATCGATTTATACGACCGCAAAAGCAAACGTCGAGACAGACCGTTTGAGTGCGTTACTCGTTGAAGTTGGAAAAGTGCCTGAGAGTAATATCACACCAGAGTTAAGAGAAGCGAAAAAAGAAGCGGCGAGTATTTTACAGCGCATAGTAAATGAAGATATTTCGCAAGAAGAAGTCGACGATGCGACGGCTAACTTAAGTGACGCATATCAAATCTTCCAGCCAAGAATTATGGAGAAAAATATTCAAGGTGAAGAAAACACGTTTACAAGTGAAACGTCCCACGTCAAAACAATGCCAAAACATATGACGTGGATCGTAATTTTAAGCGTCTCAGTCGTGCTTATTTTATTAGCAATCGTTTATTTATATTATTCAGGTCGAGAAGAAGATTAA